Proteins encoded together in one Hymenobacter monticola window:
- a CDS encoding NADPH-dependent FMN reductase has protein sequence MITVIAGTNRPQSRARRIANYYQTVLTELGAESQLLDLAELPDDFVGTALYHNVGRHPEFNRLAAMLDAGPKLVVVVPEYNASFPGALKAFIDGLAYPGGIQGKKVALVGLSSGGQGGLLAMAHLTDVLMYLGSTVLPQRVRLPFINKDLNAEGGLNNDLSRQLLREQAAALLAF, from the coding sequence TTGATAACCGTTATTGCCGGCACCAACCGCCCCCAGTCCCGCGCCCGCCGCATTGCCAACTACTACCAAACCGTGCTGACGGAGCTAGGAGCCGAAAGCCAGTTGCTGGACCTGGCTGAGCTGCCGGACGATTTCGTGGGCACGGCGCTGTATCACAACGTGGGCCGCCACCCGGAATTCAACCGCCTGGCGGCCATGCTGGACGCCGGGCCGAAGCTGGTGGTGGTGGTGCCAGAGTACAACGCTTCTTTCCCCGGTGCTCTTAAGGCATTTATTGATGGCCTGGCCTATCCTGGCGGCATTCAGGGCAAGAAGGTGGCGCTGGTGGGCCTGAGCAGCGGCGGCCAGGGCGGCCTGCTGGCCATGGCCCACCTCACCGACGTGCTGATGTACCTCGGCTCCACGGTGCTGCCGCAGCGCGTGCGCCTGCCCTTCATCAACAAGGACCTGAACGCGGAAGGCGGGCTGAACAACGACCTGTCGCGCCAGCTGCTGCGCGAACAGGCGGCGGCCCTACTGGCGTTTTAA
- a CDS encoding MFS transporter, translating to MSEAVVEPRAAAHPSRARVAIALFFFVSGFGFATWASRIPVIQHRLGLSEAQLGAVLLALPAGLMLTLPVTGQLLQRFSSRQVMLAGAVLYNLALGLLGFAAHTWQLAALLFAFGCSRNLLNLSVNAQSVGVQTLYSRSIIATFHGIWSVAGFAAAGLGALLIGHDVATTTHFAAVSVALTALAFAFFPNTLALPPAPEKKSFFSWPEKTVLKYGLITFASMACEGTFYDWSGVYFAETVHAPKAIAGLGFTLYMVAMTSGRFLGDWLVGRFGIKQILQTSGVLMTTGLLLAAAFPTPVVAGLGFVLGGLGVSCVVPLVFSLVGRANPLSAGAAIASVSTVSYFGFLMVPPLVGFVAKAASLRWSFALVSVLGLLVVWLVPKLQVGEGTTQADL from the coding sequence ATGAGTGAAGCAGTTGTTGAGCCGCGCGCTGCGGCGCATCCCTCGCGGGCCCGGGTGGCCATTGCGCTGTTCTTTTTTGTGTCGGGCTTCGGGTTTGCTACCTGGGCGTCGCGCATTCCCGTCATCCAGCACCGCCTGGGGCTGAGCGAGGCCCAATTAGGCGCCGTGCTGCTAGCCCTGCCGGCGGGCCTGATGCTGACATTACCCGTGACCGGACAACTGCTCCAGCGTTTCAGCAGCCGGCAGGTGATGCTGGCGGGCGCCGTGCTCTACAACCTGGCGCTGGGCCTGCTGGGCTTCGCGGCCCACACCTGGCAACTGGCGGCGCTGCTGTTTGCCTTCGGCTGCTCGCGCAACCTGCTCAACCTATCCGTCAATGCCCAGTCAGTGGGTGTGCAAACGCTTTACAGCCGTTCCATCATTGCCACGTTTCACGGCATCTGGAGCGTGGCGGGCTTTGCTGCGGCAGGCCTAGGCGCGTTGCTCATTGGCCACGACGTGGCTACTACCACGCATTTTGCGGCGGTTTCGGTGGCGCTTACGGCGTTGGCTTTTGCCTTCTTCCCCAATACACTGGCCCTGCCGCCAGCGCCGGAGAAGAAGTCCTTCTTCAGCTGGCCCGAGAAAACGGTGTTGAAATACGGCCTCATCACCTTTGCCTCGATGGCCTGCGAAGGCACGTTCTACGACTGGAGTGGGGTGTATTTCGCCGAAACCGTGCACGCCCCGAAAGCCATTGCCGGCCTGGGCTTCACCCTCTACATGGTGGCCATGACCAGCGGCCGTTTCCTGGGCGACTGGCTGGTGGGCCGCTTCGGCATCAAGCAAATCCTGCAAACCAGCGGCGTGCTGATGACCACCGGTTTATTGCTGGCAGCCGCTTTTCCCACGCCGGTAGTGGCCGGGCTGGGCTTCGTGCTGGGCGGTTTGGGCGTGTCGTGCGTGGTACCGCTGGTGTTCAGCCTCGTGGGCCGCGCCAACCCCTTAAGTGCCGGCGCGGCCATTGCCTCCGTGTCCACGGTCAGCTACTTCGGGTTTCTGATGGTGCCGCCGCTGGTTGGGTTCGTGGCCAAAGCCGCCAGCCTGCGCTGGTCGTTTGCGCTGGTTTCGGTGCTGGGCCTGCTGGTGGTGTGGCTGGTGCCGAAGTTGCAGGTCGGAGAGGGGACGACTCAAGCTGACTTATAA
- a CDS encoding DUF3817 domain-containing protein, whose translation MKHFLLTGLGRLRLVAILEGVSFLVLLLIAMPLKYLAGQPQAVRHVGMAHGVLFVLYVLLLIQQSIERGWSIKKMLLGFIASLVPLGTFWADKKLFQANA comes from the coding sequence ATGAAGCATTTTCTGCTCACTGGCTTGGGACGCTTGCGCCTTGTGGCCATTCTCGAAGGCGTCTCTTTTTTAGTATTGCTGCTGATTGCCATGCCCTTGAAGTACCTTGCCGGGCAGCCGCAGGCAGTCAGGCACGTGGGTATGGCGCATGGGGTATTGTTTGTGCTTTACGTGCTGCTGCTGATTCAGCAAAGCATCGAGCGGGGCTGGTCCATTAAGAAAATGCTGCTGGGGTTTATTGCCTCTTTGGTGCCGCTGGGCACTTTTTGGGCTGATAAAAAGCTGTTTCAGGCCAACGCTTAG
- a CDS encoding carboxypeptidase-like regulatory domain-containing protein — MALTAHPFHPVTQELLPGYRDAYLRGDLSGKNTELVDAYLKANPEKGGEAFQRFHALKNKGHNVRPVGWLQGQFDLIRTEPARFRQRAGAIVMVAALLSGAAFAGTNLRSASRAGVGTAAVEEASLTANLAAKAAEVAASSKMSVVAGRILDENGRPLIGATVLDRTSGRGVSTDAQGHYLLAVPANQVSTLRVGYGGYADSDLQVNVQKYSMQNVTLLPAEAPAKAKKHHWWQF; from the coding sequence ATGGCATTAACTGCACATCCTTTTCACCCCGTTACCCAGGAATTGCTCCCCGGGTACCGGGACGCCTACCTCCGAGGCGATTTATCGGGTAAGAACACCGAATTGGTGGACGCTTACCTGAAAGCCAACCCCGAGAAGGGCGGCGAAGCCTTCCAGCGCTTCCACGCCCTGAAAAACAAAGGCCACAACGTGCGTCCGGTGGGCTGGCTGCAAGGCCAATTCGACCTGATTCGCACCGAGCCGGCCCGATTCCGCCAACGCGCCGGCGCCATTGTGATGGTGGCGGCTTTGCTGAGCGGCGCCGCCTTTGCCGGTACCAACCTGCGCAGTGCTTCGCGGGCTGGCGTGGGCACGGCTGCCGTTGAAGAAGCCTCGCTGACCGCTAACCTGGCCGCAAAAGCAGCCGAAGTGGCGGCTAGCAGCAAAATGTCGGTGGTGGCAGGCCGCATTCTCGACGAGAACGGCCGCCCGCTTATTGGCGCTACCGTGCTCGACCGGACCTCCGGCCGCGGCGTGAGCACCGACGCGCAAGGCCACTACCTGCTGGCCGTGCCGGCCAACCAAGTGTCGACCTTGCGGGTGGGCTACGGCGGCTACGCCGACTCCGACCTGCAAGTCAACGTGCAGAAGTATAGCATGCAAAATGTGACGCTGCTGCCCGCCGAAGCCCCGGCGAAAGCCAAAAAACACCACTGGTGGCAATTCTAA
- a CDS encoding DUF2062 domain-containing protein, whose product MSPSETPPPLAATPPRSWLRRRLLDPLLDLLKAGLSPSQLALTVGLGAAIGLIPLLGVTTILSAAVALRLRLNVAAMQLATHLMTFFQLALLIPFLRAGARLLGQGDKVADLTLPALRQLIEREGWQAIVQLLWRAELGAVLLWAVACVPLVALLYFGLRAVFRRVLSKQEVVAS is encoded by the coding sequence ATGTCGCCCTCCGAAACGCCGCCCCCGCTGGCCGCTACTCCGCCGCGCTCCTGGCTGCGCCGCCGCCTGCTCGACCCCTTGCTCGACTTGCTCAAAGCCGGGCTTTCGCCCTCGCAGCTGGCGCTCACGGTGGGGCTGGGCGCGGCCATTGGCCTGATACCGCTGCTGGGCGTCACCACCATCCTGAGTGCCGCCGTGGCCCTGCGTCTGCGCCTCAACGTGGCCGCCATGCAGCTGGCCACCCACCTCATGACGTTTTTCCAGCTGGCCCTGCTCATTCCGTTTCTGCGGGCCGGCGCCCGCCTGCTGGGCCAGGGCGACAAGGTGGCCGACCTCACCCTGCCCGCCCTGCGCCAGCTCATCGAGCGCGAGGGGTGGCAGGCCATCGTGCAGCTGCTGTGGCGGGCCGAGCTGGGCGCGGTGCTGCTGTGGGCCGTGGCCTGCGTGCCGCTGGTAGCGCTGCTCTACTTTGGGCTGCGGGCGGTGTTCCGGCGGGTGCTTAGCAAGCAGGAAGTAGTTGCCAGTTAG
- a CDS encoding YihY/virulence factor BrkB family protein — MTKLDSPAELPGPWWRELPILLHRAARELGQNDPLRLGAATAFFTSFALPPILIILIQLLSSLYPTSLVRQLLLAKISNLVGASAAGLVAQIVMNVADPTRSRLVTVLGFAFLLFVATTLFTVIQHSLNQLWQIRPRRGTGKLSQALRERARSAGVLLATAGLSLLAFGADSALGLFAESIHEFDATFGYFVVRGLNAVIAWLILAAWFGVTFRTLSLAKVPWRAVTRGAALTAVLISLGEVVLGHLLVARDLGPVYGPASSLVLVLLFVFYCAMIFYFGAAFTKAYAHRIGMDIRPKKRAVRYRLVNVEEEK; from the coding sequence ATGACAAAGTTAGATTCGCCGGCCGAGCTGCCGGGCCCGTGGTGGCGCGAGCTGCCCATTTTGCTGCACCGCGCCGCCCGCGAGCTGGGCCAGAACGACCCGCTGCGGCTGGGCGCGGCCACGGCGTTTTTCACGTCGTTTGCCCTGCCGCCCATCCTCATCATCCTCATTCAGCTGCTCAGCTCGCTCTACCCCACCTCACTGGTGCGGCAGCTGCTGCTGGCCAAAATCAGCAACCTGGTGGGCGCTTCGGCCGCCGGGCTGGTGGCCCAGATTGTGATGAACGTGGCCGACCCCACCCGCAGCCGGCTGGTCACGGTGCTGGGCTTTGCCTTCCTGCTGTTTGTGGCCACCACGCTGTTCACCGTCATTCAGCACTCGCTCAACCAGCTCTGGCAAATCCGGCCCCGGCGCGGCACGGGCAAGCTGTCGCAGGCCCTGCGCGAGCGGGCGCGCTCGGCGGGGGTGCTGCTGGCCACGGCGGGGCTGTCGCTGCTGGCGTTCGGGGCCGATTCGGCGCTGGGCCTATTTGCCGAAAGCATCCACGAGTTCGACGCCACCTTTGGCTACTTCGTGGTGCGCGGGCTCAACGCCGTCATTGCCTGGCTGATTCTGGCGGCGTGGTTTGGCGTCACGTTTCGCACCCTGAGCCTGGCCAAGGTGCCGTGGCGGGCCGTCACGCGCGGGGCGGCGCTCACGGCCGTGCTCATCAGCCTGGGCGAAGTGGTGCTGGGCCACCTGCTGGTGGCGCGCGATTTGGGGCCGGTGTACGGGCCGGCTTCCAGCCTGGTGCTGGTGCTGCTGTTTGTGTTCTACTGCGCCATGATATTCTACTTTGGGGCGGCGTTCACGAAGGCCTATGCCCACCGCATCGGCATGGACATCCGGCCCAAGAAGCGGGCCGTGCGCTACCGCTTGGTGAACGTGGAGGAAGAGAAATAG
- a CDS encoding succinate dehydrogenase/fumarate reductase iron-sulfur subunit: MNLTLKVWRQPNRQAQGKIVDYQVKDISPDMSFLEMLDVLNEDLLRAGQDPVAFDHDCREGICGSCDLFINGRSHGPEKGTTTCQLHMRKFSDGDTITIEPWRAASFPVNKDLSVDRSAFDRIIQAGGYVSVNTGGAPDGNEIPIPKEIADRAFEAATCISCGACVAACKNASAMLFVSAKVSQLALLPQGQPERKSRVENMIAQMDKEGFGACSNIGSCAAECPVGISLENIAILNREFLSAKATSNNLA; this comes from the coding sequence ATGAACCTGACCCTGAAAGTGTGGCGGCAGCCCAACCGCCAGGCGCAGGGGAAAATTGTGGATTACCAAGTGAAGGACATTTCGCCCGATATGTCCTTCCTGGAAATGCTTGACGTGCTGAACGAGGACCTGCTACGCGCCGGCCAAGACCCGGTGGCTTTCGACCACGACTGCCGCGAGGGCATCTGTGGCTCGTGCGACTTGTTCATCAACGGCCGCTCGCACGGCCCCGAGAAAGGCACCACCACCTGCCAGCTGCACATGCGCAAGTTCTCGGATGGCGATACCATCACCATCGAGCCTTGGCGCGCAGCTTCCTTTCCTGTAAACAAGGACCTGAGCGTGGACCGTTCGGCCTTCGACCGCATCATTCAGGCCGGTGGCTACGTGAGCGTGAACACCGGCGGCGCGCCCGACGGCAACGAAATTCCGATTCCGAAGGAAATTGCCGACCGTGCCTTTGAAGCGGCTACCTGCATTTCGTGCGGCGCCTGCGTGGCGGCTTGCAAAAATGCCTCGGCCATGCTGTTTGTGTCGGCCAAGGTATCGCAGCTGGCGCTGCTGCCCCAGGGCCAGCCCGAGCGCAAGAGCCGCGTCGAAAACATGATTGCCCAGATGGACAAGGAAGGCTTCGGCGCCTGCTCCAACATTGGCTCCTGTGCCGCCGAGTGCCCGGTGGGCATTTCGCTCGAAAACATTGCCATTCTGAACCGCGAGTTCCTGTCGGCCAAGGCTACTTCGAACAACCTAGCCTAA
- a CDS encoding succinate dehydrogenase cytochrome b subunit, whose translation MSWITKTFTSSIGRKIIMSLTGLFLCTFLLVHLIGNLQLFKHDGGAAFNTYSHFMGTNPIIRTIEWGLVLGFGFHIYEALMLTRRNKVARGSQGYVSNHSEQNSEWTSRNMGILGTIILIFLLVHLYNFFWRARFAGDIPKMGGADPTTRDYDNLYMAVVDSFHIWWYVLLYVAAQISLGYHLWHGFRSGFQTLGLNHRKYTPMIKYVGYAFAVLVSAGFASMPLYFFLFTNAQGELAANTPALLQSVASAF comes from the coding sequence ATGAGTTGGATAACGAAAACATTCACCAGCAGCATCGGCCGGAAAATTATCATGTCCCTCACGGGCCTGTTTCTGTGCACCTTTCTGTTGGTTCACCTCATTGGCAACCTGCAGCTCTTTAAGCACGACGGGGGCGCAGCCTTCAACACCTACTCCCACTTCATGGGCACCAACCCCATCATTCGCACCATCGAATGGGGCCTGGTGCTGGGTTTCGGCTTCCACATCTACGAGGCCCTGATGCTGACGCGCCGCAACAAAGTGGCCCGCGGCAGCCAGGGGTACGTGAGCAACCACTCCGAGCAGAACTCGGAATGGACCTCGCGCAACATGGGCATTCTGGGCACCATCATCCTGATTTTCTTGCTGGTGCACCTCTACAACTTCTTCTGGCGCGCCCGTTTCGCCGGCGACATCCCCAAGATGGGCGGTGCCGACCCGACGACCCGCGACTACGACAACCTGTACATGGCCGTGGTCGACTCCTTCCACATCTGGTGGTACGTGCTGCTCTACGTAGCCGCCCAAATCAGCCTCGGCTACCATCTGTGGCACGGCTTCCGCTCGGGCTTCCAAACGCTGGGCCTGAACCACCGCAAATACACCCCGATGATTAAGTACGTGGGCTATGCCTTCGCCGTGCTGGTATCGGCTGGCTTTGCGTCTATGCCGCTCTACTTCTTCTTATTTACAAATGCCCAAGGCGAGCTGGCGGCCAATACCCCGGCCCTGCTGCAATCCGTAGCTTCCGCTTTCTAA
- a CDS encoding MFS transporter, which translates to MPPLPRRTLPLLYAIILVDVVVGAAIGPVLPEFVRGLRQPQLWLSVGTGLFLGVQLFSAPLLGRLGDGYGRRPIFLLSALGTLLANALLLPVRAGLYFVNRVSDGLTNGMYATVRSAITDSSRPEQLFRNLGIEGAIISLGFVLGPMASGLLLTSLQVPAGLQATYVVRLALALAALNVLLTLWLPETHRQRNGVRGTELRAELALAINPLTLWARLREKNRQNPGIRRIVLTQVALTLSTGYYFYFVPFASLGPLHLDARSISYFFMYFGALSVVLNYGFYAYLADRINQRRAIVWLAALGVPVLAGYGLIGTSKTALYVLVTIDCLTLSLIQGLLEGLLAHRTTEADRGEIFGLNQAFQGLASFGTTLVFGALSVLDLRLPWAWFALCLAAVAGLAAHKGEK; encoded by the coding sequence ATGCCGCCCCTCCCTCGCCGAACCTTACCGCTGCTGTACGCCATCATTCTGGTTGATGTAGTGGTGGGAGCCGCCATTGGGCCGGTGCTGCCGGAGTTTGTGCGCGGGCTGCGGCAGCCGCAGTTGTGGCTTTCGGTGGGCACGGGCTTGTTTTTGGGCGTGCAGCTGTTTTCGGCGCCGCTGCTGGGGCGGCTGGGCGACGGCTACGGGCGTCGGCCCATCTTCCTGCTTTCGGCCTTGGGCACGCTGCTGGCCAATGCCCTGCTGCTGCCGGTGCGGGCGGGCCTGTACTTCGTCAACCGGGTTTCCGATGGGCTTACCAACGGCATGTACGCCACGGTGCGCTCGGCCATCACCGACAGTTCGCGGCCCGAGCAGCTGTTTCGCAACCTGGGCATCGAGGGCGCCATCATTTCGCTGGGCTTCGTGCTGGGACCCATGGCGTCGGGGCTGCTCCTCACCTCGCTGCAGGTGCCGGCCGGACTGCAGGCTACCTACGTGGTACGCCTGGCGCTGGCCCTGGCCGCGCTGAACGTGCTGCTCACCCTGTGGCTGCCCGAAACTCACCGGCAGCGCAACGGCGTGCGCGGCACCGAGCTACGCGCCGAACTGGCGCTGGCCATCAACCCGCTCACGCTGTGGGCGCGGCTGCGCGAAAAAAACCGGCAGAACCCCGGCATCCGGCGCATTGTGCTCACGCAAGTGGCCCTCACCCTCAGCACGGGATACTATTTCTACTTCGTGCCGTTTGCCAGCCTGGGGCCGCTGCACCTGGATGCACGCAGCATTTCCTACTTTTTCATGTACTTCGGGGCCCTGAGCGTGGTGCTGAACTACGGGTTCTATGCCTACCTCGCCGACCGCATCAACCAGCGCCGCGCCATTGTGTGGCTGGCGGCGCTGGGCGTGCCGGTGCTGGCCGGCTACGGGCTGATTGGCACTTCAAAAACCGCCCTCTACGTGCTGGTTACCATCGATTGCCTCACCCTTTCCCTCATTCAGGGCTTGCTCGAAGGCCTCCTGGCCCACCGCACCACCGAAGCCGACCGGGGCGAGATTTTCGGCCTCAACCAGGCGTTTCAGGGGCTGGCCAGCTTTGGCACCACGCTGGTGTTTGGAGCGCTGTCGGTGCTCGATTTGCGGCTGCCGTGGGCATGGTTTGCACTGTGCCTGGCGGCCGTGGCGGGGCTGGCAGCGCATAAAGGTGAGAAGTGA
- a CDS encoding MATE family efflux transporter: MHPIAARPNLTQGSILKALLTLALPIVFGNLLQTGYQLVDAFWVGRLGASAVAAVAVSFPVNFLLIALGSGFSVAGSVLVAQNYGARNLPMVNHIAAQTLVLETGLALVLTAVAHWGSPLILRLIGVGPDIFAQANQFQRILFLGLGFNFGFLMFQALMRGVGEVRIPLYINIGTLALNFLLDPLFIYGWGPVPAYGVAGAAVATLVTQALSVAVGIMVLLRGRSGIQLSFKAFKPDFALMRRAVKLGVPSSIELSARALGLSMMTVLAAAFGTTVLATYGIGSRILALGIIPALGISLACSTLVAQNIGARNLPRAVKTANYAIAISFGGLLVVGLLGYLAAGPLVRFFLKGDEAVSRDAIEFVRIAVFSLCFTGAQQSVSGALRGSGNTLSAMMLTIIGVWVFQFPVAWYLSQHTALGFHGLWWSFVVANVLAAILALLWYLRGDWKGSDLADPLQGKANQAVQLEEKP; encoded by the coding sequence ATGCACCCCATCGCTGCCCGCCCCAACCTCACCCAAGGCTCCATTCTGAAAGCGCTGCTCACGTTGGCACTGCCCATCGTATTCGGCAACCTGCTCCAGACCGGCTACCAGCTGGTCGATGCCTTTTGGGTGGGGCGGCTGGGGGCCAGCGCGGTGGCGGCCGTGGCCGTGAGCTTCCCGGTCAATTTCCTGCTGATTGCGCTGGGGTCGGGGTTTTCGGTGGCGGGCTCGGTGCTGGTGGCCCAGAACTACGGCGCCCGCAACTTGCCCATGGTGAACCACATTGCAGCCCAAACGCTGGTGCTCGAAACCGGTCTGGCGCTGGTGCTCACGGCGGTGGCGCACTGGGGCTCGCCGCTCATTCTGCGGCTGATAGGGGTGGGGCCCGACATCTTCGCGCAGGCCAACCAATTTCAGCGCATTCTGTTTCTAGGGCTGGGGTTCAACTTCGGCTTTCTCATGTTTCAGGCCCTGATGCGGGGCGTGGGCGAGGTGCGCATTCCGCTCTACATCAACATCGGCACGCTGGCGCTCAACTTCCTGCTCGACCCGCTTTTCATTTATGGCTGGGGGCCGGTGCCGGCGTATGGGGTGGCGGGCGCGGCCGTGGCCACCCTGGTGACGCAGGCGCTGAGCGTGGCGGTGGGCATCATGGTCCTGCTGCGGGGGCGTTCGGGCATTCAGTTGTCTTTTAAGGCATTTAAGCCTGACTTTGCGCTAATGCGCCGGGCGGTGAAGCTCGGCGTGCCCTCGTCCATCGAGCTGTCGGCCCGGGCGCTGGGGCTGTCGATGATGACGGTGCTGGCGGCGGCTTTTGGCACCACGGTGCTGGCCACCTACGGCATTGGCTCGCGCATTCTGGCGCTGGGCATCATCCCGGCGCTGGGCATCTCGCTGGCTTGCTCCACACTGGTGGCCCAAAACATCGGGGCGCGCAACCTACCTCGCGCCGTGAAAACGGCTAACTACGCCATTGCCATTAGCTTCGGCGGGCTGCTGGTGGTGGGGCTGCTGGGCTACCTGGCGGCCGGGCCCCTGGTGCGGTTTTTCTTGAAAGGCGACGAGGCCGTGAGCCGGGATGCCATCGAGTTTGTGCGCATTGCCGTGTTCAGCCTTTGCTTCACGGGGGCACAGCAGTCGGTGTCGGGGGCCTTGCGCGGCTCGGGCAACACGCTGTCAGCCATGATGCTGACCATCATCGGCGTGTGGGTGTTTCAGTTTCCGGTGGCTTGGTACCTGTCGCAGCACACGGCGCTGGGCTTCCACGGCCTGTGGTGGTCGTTTGTGGTGGCCAACGTGCTGGCCGCCATACTGGCGCTGCTCTGGTACCTGCGCGGCGACTGGAAAGGCAGCGACCTGGCCGACCCGCTGCAAGGCAAAGCCAACCAGGCGGTACAACTGGAAGAGAAGCCGTAG
- a CDS encoding fumarate reductase/succinate dehydrogenase flavoprotein subunit — MQLDSKIPEGPLAEKWEKHKFNVKLVNPANKRKYDVIVVGTGLAGGAAAASLAELGYNVKAFTYHDSPRRAHSIAAQGGINAAKNYQNDGDSVFRLFYDTIKGGDYRAREANVYRLAQVSVNIIDQCVAQGVPFAREYGGLLANRSFGGAQVSRTFYARGQTGQQLLLGAYSALSRQIAYGKVKMYTRSEMLDVVVVDGQARGIVTRNLITGEIETHAAHAVVLATGGYGNVFYLSTNAKYCNVTAAWRAHKKGAYFANPCFTQIHPTCIPVSGDYQSKLTLMSESLRNDGRVWVPKTVEMAERVRQGQIKPQDIPEDERDYFLERKYPAFGNLVPRDVASRNAKMMCDEGRGVGSTGLAVYLDFSEIIKRTGADAVSQKYGNLFAMYEKITDEDPYQMPMRIYPAVHYTMGGLWVDYNLQTTVPGLYATGECNFSDHGANRLGASALMQGLADGYFVIPYTIGDYLAQTPPKPVDTNHPAFAESKAYVQARAEQLLSIKGNRTPDDFHKALGHIMWEYCGMARTAEGLKKAKGMIQQLRKEFWQDVKVVGSGEEMNQALEKAGRVADFLELGELMVDDAYNRNESCGGHFREEYQTPEGEALRDDENYAYVAAWEYQGDNQPEKLNKEALTFENVKLTQRSYK, encoded by the coding sequence ATGCAGTTGGATTCCAAAATTCCCGAAGGTCCTCTCGCCGAAAAGTGGGAGAAGCACAAGTTCAACGTCAAGCTCGTAAACCCCGCCAATAAGCGGAAATACGACGTGATTGTGGTGGGCACGGGCTTGGCCGGTGGTGCCGCCGCCGCCTCGCTCGCCGAGCTCGGCTACAACGTGAAGGCCTTTACCTACCACGATTCGCCCCGCCGCGCGCACTCCATCGCTGCGCAGGGCGGCATCAACGCCGCTAAAAACTATCAGAACGACGGTGACTCCGTGTTCCGTCTGTTCTACGACACCATCAAGGGTGGCGACTACCGCGCCCGCGAAGCCAACGTGTACCGCCTGGCCCAGGTGTCGGTGAATATCATCGACCAGTGCGTGGCCCAGGGCGTGCCCTTCGCCCGCGAATACGGCGGCCTGCTGGCCAACCGCTCTTTCGGCGGTGCCCAGGTGAGCCGCACGTTCTACGCCCGCGGCCAAACCGGACAGCAGCTGCTGCTGGGCGCCTACTCGGCCCTGAGCCGCCAGATTGCCTACGGCAAGGTGAAGATGTACACCCGTTCCGAGATGCTCGACGTGGTAGTAGTCGACGGCCAGGCCCGCGGCATCGTGACGCGCAACCTCATTACCGGCGAGATTGAAACCCACGCCGCTCACGCCGTGGTGCTGGCCACCGGTGGCTACGGCAATGTGTTCTACCTGAGCACCAACGCCAAATACTGCAACGTGACGGCCGCTTGGCGCGCCCACAAGAAAGGTGCCTACTTCGCCAACCCCTGCTTCACCCAGATTCACCCCACCTGCATTCCGGTAAGCGGCGACTACCAGTCGAAGCTTACGCTGATGTCGGAATCGCTCCGCAACGACGGCCGCGTGTGGGTGCCCAAAACGGTGGAAATGGCCGAGCGCGTGCGCCAGGGCCAGATTAAGCCACAGGATATTCCCGAAGACGAGCGGGACTACTTCTTGGAGCGCAAGTACCCCGCTTTCGGCAATCTCGTGCCGCGCGACGTGGCTTCGCGCAACGCCAAGATGATGTGCGACGAGGGCCGTGGCGTAGGCAGCACCGGCCTGGCCGTGTACCTCGACTTCTCGGAAATCATCAAGCGCACGGGCGCCGACGCGGTGAGCCAGAAGTACGGCAACCTGTTTGCCATGTACGAGAAAATCACCGACGAAGACCCTTATCAGATGCCCATGCGCATCTACCCGGCGGTGCACTACACCATGGGCGGCCTGTGGGTAGACTACAACCTGCAAACCACCGTGCCCGGCCTCTACGCCACCGGCGAGTGCAACTTCTCCGACCACGGCGCCAACCGCCTCGGTGCTTCCGCCCTGATGCAGGGCCTGGCTGACGGCTACTTCGTCATCCCTTACACCATCGGCGATTACCTGGCCCAGACGCCGCCCAAGCCGGTGGACACCAACCATCCCGCTTTTGCCGAGTCGAAGGCCTACGTGCAGGCCCGCGCCGAGCAGTTGCTCAGTATCAAGGGCAACCGCACGCCCGACGATTTCCACAAGGCCCTGGGCCACATCATGTGGGAATACTGCGGCATGGCCCGCACCGCCGAGGGCCTGAAAAAGGCCAAAGGCATGATTCAGCAGCTCCGTAAGGAGTTTTGGCAGGACGTGAAAGTGGTGGGCTCCGGTGAGGAAATGAACCAGGCCCTAGAAAAAGCCGGCCGCGTGGCCGATTTCCTGGAGCTGGGTGAGCTGATGGTGGACGACGCCTACAACCGCAACGAAAGCTGCGGCGGCCACTTCCGCGAAGAGTATCAGACCCCCGAAGGTGAGGCCCTGCGCGACGACGAAAACTACGCTTATGTGGCAGCTTGGGAGTATCAGGGCGACAACCAGCCCGAGAAACTCAATAAGGAAGCCCTGACGTTCGAAAACGTGAAGCTGACGCAGCGCAGCTACAAATAA